In Tachypleus tridentatus isolate NWPU-2018 chromosome 7, ASM421037v1, whole genome shotgun sequence, a genomic segment contains:
- the LOC143256650 gene encoding uncharacterized protein LOC143256650 yields MERKASLLLIFFLFFIKVLTKDIDSNEDNKKEESVNLPAEHRSYPGSPVGGPVFGGDSGYGPGPASVPDIGDLHDIWPVGRPDMPQIKNLNVKCEKNHMKVNIEFDSPFFGMIFSKGHYSDHNCVHLPPGTGSVVLDFEIYLGKCGMSSSQQHKAAGDYGNGLFIENTIIIQYDPKLQEIWDQARRLRCTWYDFYEKAVTFRPFNVDMLDAVTTNFLGDNIQCWMQIQVGKGPWANEISGIVKIGQTMTMVLAIKDEEHKFDMLVRNCIAHDDKNQPIQLVNDYGCVVRPKIMSPFQKVKNFGSSASVVSYAYFQAFKFPDSMNVHFECVIQVCRYECPIPQCGGNLGGDYFPAPRDPSFGYTEPKPTYTENEPQSNKPLPVGRGPNENYGELSGVKFPKVFFNRNGDLPNKEKNVSVIGGYAVSGIQGIPRSSEASPRSNDVESRRKRQAQDAKDIQTQRTIQVVAPGDVAFNLPFTADNESVVDVYSQPRDFGENAICMSVLGFAAGIIILILLLVVSTLVATFLFLRVRRLTSSKSPCDEKVIAYDNPEFMRVGLPIRH; encoded by the coding sequence GTGTTGACCAAGGACATCGACAGCAACGAGGACAATAAGAAAGAAGAATCTGTCAACCTACCGGCAGAACACCGGTCTTATCCTGGATCACCCGTTGGAGGACCGGTATTTGGAGGCGATTCAGGGTATGGACCAGGGCCGGCCTCAGTTCCAGATATTGGAGATTTACACGATATCTGGCCTGTTGGCAGACCAGACATGccacaaattaaaaacttaaatgtgaAATGTGAGAAAAACCACATGAAAGTTAATATAGAGTTTGATAGCCCTTTCTTTGGCATGATCTTTAGTAAAGGTCACTACAGTGACCATAATTGTGTCCACTTACCACCTGGCACCGGCAGTGTTGTTTTAGATTTCGAAATTTACCTAGGAAAATGTGGAATGTCCAGCAGCCAGCAACATAAAGCTGCTGGGGATTACGGTAATGGATTATTCATTGAGAATACTATAATTATTCAATACGATCCTAAACTCCAAGAAATCTGGGATCAGGCCCGAAGACTACGCTGTACGTGGTACGACTTCTATGAAAAGGCTGTGACTTTCAGACCATTCAATGTAGACATGCTTGACGCTGTGACCACAAACTTTTTGGGAGATAACATTCAATGTTGGATGCAAATCCAAGTAGGTAAGGGGCCGTGGGCCAATGAAATATCTGGTATAGTCAAGATTGGCCAGACTATGACTATGGTTCTTGCCATCAAAGATGAAGAACACAAGTTTGACATGTTGGTAAGAAACTGCATCGCCCACGATGATAAGAATCAACCTATTCAGTTAGTTAATGACTACGGATGCGTAGTCAGACCAAAGATTATGAGCCCATTCCAGAAAGTAAAAAATTTCGGATCATCTGCATCAGTTGTGTCATATGCTTATTTCCAAGCTTTTAAGTTTCCAGACTCTATGAACGTTCACTTCGAGTGCGTTATCCAGGTGTGTAGGTATGAATGTCCAATTCCACAGTGCGGAGGAAATCTTGGTGGCGACTATTTTCCAGCTCCTCGCGATCCTTCTTTCGGCTACACTGAACCAAAACCTACTTATACCGAAAATGAACCTCAGTCAAATAAGCCTCTTCCAGTTGGTAGAGGACCCAACGAAAACTATGGCGAGCTCTCTGGGGTTAAATTTCCCAAAGTTTTCTTTAATCGAAATGGAGATTTGCCCAACAAAGAGAAAAATGTCAGCGTTATTGGAGGTTATGCAGTTTCCGGAATTCAGGGCATACCTCGTTCTAGCGAAGCCTCTCCTAGATCCAATGACGTGGAATCCAGACGGAAACGTCAAGCACAGGACGCTAAAGATATACAAACTCAACGAACAATTCAAGTGGTAGCACCTGGTGATGTGGCTTTCAATCTCCCTTTCACCGCAGACAACGAGAGTGTGGTGGATGTGTATTCTCAACCTAGAGACTTTGGAGAAAACGCCATATGCATGTCTGTTCTAGGATTTGCTGCAGGGATAATAATTCTTATATTGTTGCTTGTTGTGTCCACTCTGGTGGCTACATTCCTGTTCCTACGAGTACGCCGATTAACATCGTCCAAGTCGCCATGTGACGAGAAAGTGATAGCTTATGATAACCCTGAGTTTATGAGGGTTGGCTTACCCATTAGGCACTGA